ctactaataataataataataataatacaagcaGCAGGTTAGCGGCTAACTACATTTTAGCAGCTAGTCATGTTTGCTAACGTTCCTCACTGCACTAGCCACATTACAGATTATATTGTTGTGATAAATGATGTTCGATATTttactatttttaaatgtaaaagtagtTTATAGAATACATTTCCATACATAGACACATATATTAACACCGCTTTATCATATTTGAATATACATGTCTGTATAAGCACACTGTATTATATCACTAAAATTATACATCTTTTAACCAGCAGAACTGCTGACTAAATCCTagcgataataataataaagctgtaATGATAACTGAGTAATGAGTGATTATTTACACTGTTTACACGGAGTGACAGTTAATGAGTGCGTTGTTAAAGCACTGTTCCCTTCAGACAGTACGTTGTGAATGTAGAATGTAAACAGACTTGAGTGTACACACTCTTACAGGGAACAGTGTGTGAGGAGCTTTAATGAAGCGAGGTCCTGGAGGAATCTCTCATGTTTAATCTTTACGGCAGGATTTCTGAAGGACCTCATGTGGGCTCAGAGCATTCCAGCTCTCCGGCTGTGAGACTGTTCCGACTCTGAGCTGAGTTTCATCCTAACAGCAGTAGCaccttctgtctctgtgcagttataatattataatacaaCCAATACAGATGTTCTCTattcacatcacacacgacTCTGTGGAAATCTCAGGAACAAAAAGCTCTGATTAATAACAGAATGTGATGCAAAATGTGCATAAAGTATTCATATTCAcataaattctctctctctctctcacacacacacgcacacacacacacacacaaacagagacatAGTAGTGAGTGCATGCAGTGAGTTTGAGAATAATGATGGATAAATAATCACAgacagtgaagtgtgtgtgtgtgtgtgtgtgtgtgtgtttcctgcgCTACTTGTCTGTAATTAAACCCGCTGATGTTAATTAGGCCCAATCCGGATTAACGGCTGCACGCGCTTCTCATGCAAATCGGCGGCGTGTTGATCCGGTttcaaaaggaagaaaagaaaaagacatcTTCAAAAAGACTCggctggaaacacacacacacacacacacacacacgcacacacacacacgcacacaggcaATAGTTGTAACGGATTAAAACCGCGAGCTTgtaaaatgttgttttattgAATCTGTTAAAACGTCGGTCAGGCACTTTGATGAAAGAGAGAAACGATACACAGCAACACACTTACAATCATTTACAACTTTTTACTTGAGTGCTCCATCataataattacataataataataataataataataaaataataataataacaataataataatataataataataataataagtagaagaACTCATCgacctgtattattattattattattattattattattataaactcaGCAGCACTCACGTGActttaaggttagggttagggggcgTGGTCTCGCACCCCCAGGGTTGAGGGCGGGGTATAAATGCGACCCCCCGCGCGCTCATCTCTGTAAACCTCTGCGCTCTCCAGGTTCTGTGCAGAAGCTCCTCGGTGGATTCCTCAGGACTTTCATAATCACCCATAAAGCGCGGAGAGATGAAGGGATTGCTGCTGACGTCACTGCTGATCTGCACCAGCGCGCGCGTCACCACCGCGATCTACTGGCTGTAAGATCCACATTTCAGTTTCCTCTACATTTATTAACCACACAGCGCGCGGCTGAACCTTCACCTGTAACCCAGCAAACAGGTGGGGGTCAGTGATTAGTGCAGGTGAGGACGGGAATGTTTCACCTTTTTATGATGTTATTGTCGGAAATGAGCCCCCGCCCCCGCAGAGAGGCTCGTGTGAATATCGTGAGTATTTTCacatcagagcatctccaagtGAAGCGCAGGCTTCCTAGACTTCCTAGACTTCCTCGTGCTGAAGGTAACATGGTCTGTGCACTAGAACATTCTCAGGGGAGAAACcgacttgttgttgttgttgttgtttatttgttaatttgttaaacaTGGATGTAGGTGTGTGATGAGAAAGAAAGCAGGCGTGCTGCAGTTGGAATCGAATCGTTTTCAGACCCGGAGCAGTGTGAATGGAAACGCCGTCTGTTCGTTATTGTACTTCAGGCCTCTTCAAGCGAATCGCAGACTTTACTTTCCACCGTTAAAATGTTCAATGTCTGAATGTTgattttcatcttttcatcGTTCGGTTATTTACCGTTAAAACCAAGCAAGAAAACATTAAAGTTCCGGAGCTGAAATTAAAGCCGCTCCCTAATAACTGgtgtaattgtttattatttattactttattctCATATTCCCAGACGCCGGCGTTAAAGCCGCGACATTTTACTGCACTGGAGCTTTCAGCAGCACACCAGCATCAGACTCCAACAATGGGGCGTGGCCTTAAAATCCGAAGGGGGCTTGTGTTTGAAGAGATCTGGATAACACTGAGGTTCACGATTGATTTGTAAATGAAAGATTCTtactgcaggtgtgtgtgtaaatgtgtaaatgccACACACAGTGTTAGTGCTCTGTAGAACCActcagaggtcaaaggtcaccatCTGCTGTGACTATAAAAAAACTACACACTTACTCTCCGCTCGGGTCGACTTTAGATTCACCCTGTGTGTCGCTTcagaaaggtcagaggtcattaACTGAGAAAGGCCGCTGAGTGACTCCACATATCACACTGTCTTGCATAACGCCTGTCTGCTAACATTAGCGCGTAGCATGTTGCTAATTTAGTTCAGCGCAGTAAGAAGACGACGGACTGCAGGTTTATCAGTGTGATGGATTCGCCTTTACCCCCGGACGTTTACGTTTCATTCAGCATCTGAGACACAGGGGGCTGTGAGAGTCATCGTGCTGCCTGCGTAGGctccctcctcttcctcttcctctcttcctctcctcctgctcctcctcctcctcctctcctgacTAGAACATTCTCTGAGATCTCTGAAGTGTAAATTTGTGCtatattaaagtgtgtgtgtgtgtgtgtgtggtgtgtgtgttgtgtgtgtgtgtgtgtgttgtgtgtgtgtgtgtgtgtgtgtaggggtctGACGGTGAACGGTAGTTCAGTAGGGTGGAATGAGACGCAGCATTGCCGCTTGCTCCACGCGATGGTTCCGGACCAGCAGCAGTTGTGCAGGAGGAACCTGGAGCTGATGCGCAGCGTGGTGCGAGCGGCCGAGTTCAGTAAGACGGCCTGCAGACACGCCTTCGGGGACATGCGCTGGAACTGCTCCTCTGTAGAGCGCGCACCTCACTTCCTCCCCGACCTCGCCAAGGGTGagtctcactctctatctctctctctctctccctccccatctctcacacacactcacacacactcacactgaggATCCTGTGTATATAGTTTAATACACGCCCACATTCAtatattcatctctctctctctctgtgcgtgtCAGGTACACGTGAGGCTGCGTTCGTCTCCTCTCTCTCCGCGGCTGTTCTCAGTCACACTATCTCTCGCGCCTGTTCGTCGGGCGAGTTGCCGAGTTGTTCGTGTGCGGCGGCTCCGGCTGAGCAGGCGTCTCCGGATTTCCGCTGGGGAGGATGTGGAGATAACGTACGCttcggcctgcagatgggcgcGGCTTTCTCTGACGCCGCCTTAAACAGCAGACGCTCCGCCTCCCCTTCTGTGCGGCTCATGCACCTGCACAACAACGCCGTCGGCCGACAGGTGATAATTATTACTGGAGTGATTATTATACTTTTGGTTTTGGGTTAGTTTCTTCATTTCAACCAAAGTTTGCATCAAGCTCCTCCCACATGGAACCGAGCAGGTGTTTTATCTTCAGGCAAAAGCTTGTCTCTGTCTTCATTACAACTGCACTCGCTCTTTCCTTGCTCCAtctctccttcactccctctttccctcactccctcaggTTCTGTTGGACTCGGTGGAGACGAAGTGTAAGTGTCACGGCGTCTCCGGCTCGTGTTCGGTGAAGACCTGCTGGAAGTCCCTCTTGGATGTGGGTCAGGTCTCGGCTCAGCTCAAGGCTCGTTACCTGTCGGCCACCAAGGTGACGTCACGCCAGGTGGGCACACGCCGTCATCTGGTTCCCCGGGACATGGAGGTGAGACCGGTCCTGGAGAGCGAGCTCGTTTACCTGATCAGCTCACCCGATTACTGCACCTCCAACATCAAGCACGGCTCATATGGGACCACGGACAGgtgagtacacacactcacacacacacacacacacacacaacctgggGCTTCTAATATCCAACCCCGCCCAACCTGAGATACTTTCACCCTACAGTTTTGTCCATAACAGGGCTCCATGTATCAAATGCCTTCAAGACAAAGTCCaacattaatgtgtgtgtgtgtgtgtgtgtgtgtgtgtgtggtgtgtgtgtgtgtgtgtgtgttgtctctcCAAAGGCAGTGTAATAAGACGGCAAGCGGGAGTGGCAGTTGTAATTTGATGTGTTGTGGGCGGGGCTACAACACCTACACTGAGCAGGTGGAGGAGCGATGCCACTGCAGGTATCACTGGTGCTGCTACGTCACCTGTAAGAAGTGCACACACACCGTCGAGAGACACGTCTgcaagtgacacacacacacactcgagagCCAAGAAAGAGAAGGACTCCAAGTACAAGCACTacctctccctcactctgtaTGTGAATACGACCCAGGAAgctgatgagtgtgtgtgtgtgtgtgtgtgcgcacactgGACTCACACAAAGCACGAGAACAGAAAGACGAGGAAACCCCTGCGTCTCGGCTTGACCTTCGACGTGCCCTTGTCGACTTCccctactcacacacacaggtggaGAGGAGTGTGTATCGCAGCGGactttacacacaaacacacactctgaacgCAGAGGATTAAATACCAGGATGTTGAAACGAGACGTGAAGTGGTTTTGTTCACTCCTGTTTGTGCCGCCATTTGAGAAAGAGACTGTCAGGTTCcagcagtgcattgtgggtaatctGAGTTCctgaccccacacacacacacaccacacacacacaggtgtttaTCGTGTTTGTATCTCACTGATGTAAAATAAACttctgtgtatgtatttattttaagtaaaacATCACagtggtgtgtgggtgtgtcttcaTCTAATTACTGATCACATGACGGGcactgaccaatcactgacctgAACCACACAAACTAAAGACGGGGTAAATAACCGGGATGATTAGCATCAAAGGCACTTTTAGGATGCGAGCCACTGAAagttttaacacacacacacacacacacacacacacacacacacacacacacagagcctgtTCTGCAGATTCCTTTGTGTCATCAGGATTTTCCTGATTCTTATCTTGGTGTCACAGGATAAAATaacaatgaaaacacacacaggtctgGGAAGATTACTGAAATCTACAGTCAGTGTTTAAGCTGCTGATTCCTGTTGAGTCGTTCACAAAGAGGAGAGATTAACACtatcagctctctctctctcacacacacacacacacacacacacacacacacacacagcttgtgtATGCTATCTTTTCTACTGAATAGTTTATCTTTTTAAAGTTTTGTGAAAGTACCGGTTTCCACCTGAATACTGCGCTCTCCTGCCCTCTACTACTGCTAAAAGCAGGAAGTACATTCGTCAGAGAGCGGATAACTGCTCCGCTGCTGGATCCTGCACCCCTACACGACCCCTTTTTGTGTCTGTGGTGTTCGCCTGAATAAAACCAACACTTCGCTAACGTAAAGTCgagattatatttaataaagaaaacttAAATATCATTTCACTAAATGTTGCActaatatatttacacacaaaatcTATTCACGAATGGATAAAGTGTCAAATGAACACGTTAATAAATCAAACCTTTTGTTAACCGGGATCCAGGCAGATAGAGACCGGAAACCGACGGGTGCAGGAAGTGCGCGAACGCGCGTTACATCACGACACCGGAAGAGACGGAAGCCGAATTGGACCAGAAACGGTGTGAGAGCTAAACATGGCGTCTGCAGAGGAGAGTGTCCAAACAGCAGATGCTGCAGCTCCGGCGCCCAAACTGTCAGAATTATTAGATTCAGGATGGAAATTATATGAAGAGTTAGACAAGAGCAACGAGCCGACAAACTCCGACTCTGTACAGATTAAAATCAAACGCGGAattaaacagctggaggaagcGACGAAGATGGTGTCACAGCTCAACCTGTTCAGGTAAAAAATACTCCACAAATACTCAGGAATGATAAAGTTCTTATCAAACACACTGCAGCGGAACAGGACTGAACACTTCCGGGGTGAAATGCATCAGTGTGTATCCGTACACACGGCTcagtgtgcagtgtttgtgtgtaaatcagATCAGCTCCTCTGTGTGGACTTCAGTGGGACCGAACAAGAGAATGTTCAAACAATGTTAAAAATCCTTTAAACCGtttaataacactttaaaccgtttaataacactttaaacCAGTTAATAACACTTTAAACCAGTAATACTAGCACCTCAGTCTGAGACGCTTCAGTGTGAGGTGGGCGGGGCTAACCTATGGTCGTGGTTATGGAATTCTccactgaccaatcacaagcATGATGTGGATCTTCCACCTTTTAGTTCATGAATAAACTCCGCCCCCTTTTCTTTTCACAAGAATTGTAAAGTTTtaatgtacgtgtgtgtgtgtgttagccgtAACGAGGAGCTGGACGAGATCTCCACGGCGGATCTGAAGTTTCTGTTGTTACCTCTTGCATGGCTGGCTGCGCTGGTGATGAAGCAGGTGGGCGTGGCTCAGCGCTTGGAGCGTGTGCAGATTGCGCGTGTTCACTTCCTGAGCTTCCTCAGATGCTGTAAAGATTACAACATCAGCTCGTTCCACATGCCACGAGACGCCCAGGACGCGGAGGCTTCCTCAGGGGCAGAGACTGATACACCGAGACCCGCTCACCACGCCCAGCCTGACCtcatcaccatggcaacacaGAGACAGGCCAAGATTGAGAGGTGAGTCAGGCTCAGgttggtgtgtgtatttgacatgttaaaatgaaatatgtgagtatatatatatattgtgtgtgtgtgcgcgtgttagGTATAACCAGCAGAAGCAGGTGGAGCAGAAGCTGGCTGAGCTCAGAGTGCAGGTGGATGGAGGTTCGGTGGATGAGGAGGTGACGAGAGAGTTCTACCTGTTGCAGGTGCGCAGGTGGATCACGCTCGCTCTGGAGGAAATCGAGTCCATCGACCAGGAAGTCCAGATCCTCAGGAGGATGCCTGCTGTCAATCAGGTCCTGTAGCTTGCTCTGATAATGCTGAGGCTTCTCAGTTAGGACCTGTCCATCAGAAGCTCATTAAAGTTCGGTTTCTGTTTCAGGCTCCAACTCAGAAACCGAGACGGGCACCGATGAAGCCCTTCATCCTCACTAAAGACGCAGCACAGGCcaagtacgtgtgtgtgtgtgtgtgtgtgtgtggacacagTGCTGAGTTGTGTGTCATAACATGGCTGCTGAGAGGTCACACTGTGCTGATCTCACTGTGAATGAGTAAAATGACCagctgatggtgtgtgtgtgtgtgtgtgtgtgtgtgtgtgtgtgtatcagggtgTTTGGTGCAGGATATCCCAGTCTTGCCACCATGACAGTAGACGACTGGTATGAACAACACAAAAGGAGAGGATGTTTACCTGACCAGGGCATCCCTCAGAGCACAGgtgcatatacatatacacacacacacacacacacacacacacacacacacacagacttttaataaatgtcataaTGAACACCAGGTGCTCTACACTAAACCTTCTTTAGAGACAACATCCCCTTCACATAGAAGCCACACCTTGTTCACTGTGACCACACCCCTTTCACTAGGAACACTTCCCCCTTTGCTGAGGCCACACTGTGTTCACTGAGACCACACCCCTTTCAGTCACTAATCATTATTTAACTAGTGAGCTATCaaatatcatttttttaaacgtgtgtgtgtgtgtgtgtgtagtggatGTGGATGCACAGgagcgagagaaagaagaaaaggagaggaaagaggaagaggatgatgaagagGCTTTGCAAAGGCTAGAGATTGGGACAACTGGAAAGACACACACCGTCGAGGATACGGCAACCGCCAGAACATGGGCtagaagtacacacacacacacacacagtagagaCACTTTCTCAACgtgacttacacacacacacctgacgctaaaataaacattttcatttgattcctctctgtgtgtgtgtgtgtgtgtgtgtgtgtgtgtgtgttgttgaaaGAAACTGTTTAAGTTCCTCTACACTTGTTTAAACcgacatgaataattaagtaGGATAATCACATTTCCTGAGGAATGTCTGGAGAACATCTGGACTCCTTCAGCTCCACCCCCTCATTAATATAACAAAACTACGCTACTCCATGAATCTATGAGTATGCAAATGAGAGACTGATGCGctgcggaggaggaggaggagagacacTCGGTGTGATGTGGAAATGTTGTGTAATGAATAAGTAAATGTgtgaaatgaataaagaaattgTTTTGATTTAAAGAGCTGTTTAATTTTTTGGCACAAAGTAAATTGACAGTAAATATTTTAATCCTGAAAACATTCTGAACATCTCAATTCTAAATTCTTTTTAATCCTGATTATTTCATCATTAAATACAAGTGAATCAGTAGCACCTAAAGTTTACCATAAAACATTCCTGTATTTAATCATCAAGTAGAATTACAATCCTAAAACATCAGAGACACACTGAGgtggggtgtgtgagagagagagagagcgcgcgagatgGGCAGGTGTCAGTACGGGCGGCCGATTTGAGCTCGAGGAAACACACTGCCACGTTCAGGAGCACTGTAGGATGGAGCAGGGGGCGGAGCCATCTGAAATATTAGCATAAATAGTAGAATTTACATAAAGTATCATTAATAATGTAACACTTTCATTTAATGCTCACCGatactggagtgtgtgtgtatatgtgtgtatataagtagGAGTTGTGTACATAGAagtataaaagtgtgtgtgtgtgtgtgtgtgaccaccTCCGCATAAGCTCGGGGGGAAGGGGGTTGGTTGTACTGCTCTCCAGATGCACCGTGATCCTCGTACGGGTTTCTCGCTCTAGCATACGGGTTACTGACCGCCTGAGCCCCGCCCCCTGTGTAGctaccacacacacgcacgcacgcacacacacacagagtgtatgACTAGACACAGATAAGTCGTATCTCCCTGCTCgggtgtgtctgtgtcttcAGTTCATGATGTTAAAATCTAATCACAgtaataaactgattaaatacagtgatgtgtgtttattaccTGTAGGGCTGCTGTCCCGCCCGCTCTGGAACTCCCAGTGTACCTGAGGAGGGGGCagactgtctcacacacacacacacacacacacacacacacactgcctcaaaACACTGATGATAATAGGCATCCTGGACCTGAGAGCATGagagcgtgagtgtgtgtgtgtgagcgcatgTGTGTACCTGTATCGTGCCCCCAGTGGTGGTCTGTCAAAAGCAGGGCGTGTGTTATCAGGTGCACTGTGAGAgataagaaaacacacacacatacacacacataaacacacacacactgctaacaACATTCTGATGCtctcagaaatgtgtgtgagagtgtgtgttgtacCTGTACTGTGGTGGAGGAGCTCTCATTGGTGGTCCACCAGATAAAATTGTGTGTTATCtgacacactgtacacacacacacacacacacacacacacacacacacaccaacacacaaaaTCAATTTTTATGAATGgattataaaaatgaaatgataaaatgGTCTGGAATGAAATACAACAGAAATATAGCAAGACTGAAGGCCGCCTCGTTCACCTGTCTGTGTTCCTGTCTCACATATCGGCTGTAATCTCTCTCCcaagcacacgcacacacacacacacacacacgcgcgctcaCCTGTACGGCCGAGACGACACCATGGGAACTCCCACCTTCACTGGCGTGGGgccggaggaggaggagtcttCACacaaaagatagagagagaatcaTAGGtcaagttacacacacacacacacacacacacacacactcactccccATGGTGAATATCAGTGTATCAGTTATTTCCCTGACAACCACTCAGCCTTTTCTGgaggaaatgaaaatgtttattacgATCGTAAATCAGTGGAAAACAGAACGAGATTCATTTCTACCTCCAGAAGCTGAAAAATCACACAGAGTCATTTTACAccttacaccctacaccctactccctacaccctacaccctactccttacaccctactccctacaccctactccttacacctacaccctactccctacaccctacaccctactccttacaccctactccttacaccctacaccctactccttacaccctacaccctacaccctactccctacacctacactactctacaccttacaccctacaccctactccctacaccctacaccctactccttacaccctactccttacaccctacacctactccctacaccctacaccctacacccttaCTCCTTACACCTACTCCTtacaccctactccttacaccctacacccttacaccctacaccctactccctacaccctacaccctactccctacaccctacaccctactccctacaccccctacaccctacaccctacaccctactccctaccctacaccctactccctacaccctacaccctacacccttacaccctacaccctactccctacaccctacaccctactccttacaccctactccttacaccctacaccctactccctacacctacaccctactccttactccctattccttactccctactccttactccctacaccctacaccctactccttacaccctacacccttactccttacaccctacaccctactccttactccctactccctacaccctactcccttactccttacaccctacaccctactccttactccctactccttactccctactccttactccctacaccctactccctacaccttacaccctacaccctactccctactccctactccttacaccctactccctactccttacaccctacaccctactccctacacctacaccctacaccctactccttacaccctacaccctactccttactccctactccctactccctacacccttactccttacaccctacaccctactccttactccctacaccctacaccctacaccctactccttacaccctacaccctactccttactccctacaccctactccctacaccttacaccctacaccctactccctactccttactccctactccttacaccctactccctactccttacaccctacaccctactccctacaccctacaccctacaccctactccttacaccctacaccctactccttactcctactccctactccctacacccttacTCCTTACTCCttacaccctattccctacaccctactccttacaccctacaccctactccctacaccctactccctacaccctactccttacaccctacaccctactccctacaccctactccttacaccctactccctacaccctacacgctactccttacaccctactccctactccttacaccctacaccctactccctacaccctacaccctacacctactccttacaccctacaccctactccttactccctactccctacaccctactccctacacccttactccttacaccctactccctactccttactccctactccttactccctactccttactccctacaccctactccctacaccttACACCCTTACTCCTTACTCCCTATTCcttactccctacaccctactccttactccctactccctacaccctactccctacaccctactccctacaccctactccttacaccctactccctacaccctactccctacaccctactccttacaccctactccctacaccctactccctacaccctactccttacaccctactccttacaccctactccttactccctactccttacaccctactccctacaccctactccctacaccctactccctacaccctactccttacaccctactccttacaccctacacccttACTCCTTACACCCTACAACCTACTCCCTACTCtttacaccctactccctacaccctactccttactccctactccctacaccctactccctacaccctactccttactccctactccctacaccctactccttactccctactccctacaccctactccctacaccctactccttactccctactccttacaccctactccttacaccctactccctacaccctactccttactccctactccctacaccctactccctacaccctactccttactccctactccctacaccctactccctacaccctactccctacaccctactccttactccttactccttacaccctactccttactCCTTACTCCGAGTAATACACACTAAACACtttatacaccacacacacacacatactaaacacccacacacacacacacaccacacactaaacactttatacaccacacacacacacacacacacacacactaaacactttaaacaccacacacacacacacaataaacaccacacacacacacacacacacacgcacacacacacacacaataaacactttaaacaccacacacacacaataaacactaaacaccacagatacacaataaacaccacacacacactaaacaccacacacacaataaacactttaaacaccACAGATACATGGcgtcattaataataattccataaccATCAGGAGGCCAATGGCTGCCCCACTGCCCCACTGCCCCGGGTGCTGCGGTGGGCAGAGTCGTGGTTCCAGCAGGTGAAGTGTTTTCGGGTCGATGACACATGCAGTAACTtcagagagtgagtgtgtgtgtgtgtgtgtgagagaatgtttgtgagagtgtgagtgtgtgagcgtgaacatgtgagagagtgtgtgagagagagagtgagagtgtgtgtgtgtgtgtgtgtgtgtgtgtgagtgtgtgtgtgtgtgtgtgtgtgtgtgtgagagagtgtgtgtgtgagtgtgagtgtgtgtgtgtgtgtgagtgtgtgtgtgtgtgtgtgtgtgtgtgtgagagtgtgtgtgtgtgtgtgtgtgtgagtgtgtgtgtgtgtgtgtgtgagtgtgtgtgtgtgagtgtgagtgtgtgtgtgtgtgtgagagtgtgtgtgttgtgagtgtgtgtgtgtgtggtgtgtgtgtgtgtgtgtgagtgtgagtgtgtgtgtgtgagtgtgtgtgtgtgtgtgtgtgtgagtgtgtgtgagtgtgtgtgtgtgagtgtgtgtgtgtggtgagtgtgtgtgtgtgtgagtgtgtgtgtgagtgtgtgtgtgtgtgtgtgtgtgtgatgtgagtgtgtgagtgtgtgtgtgtgtgag
The window above is part of the Ictalurus punctatus breed USDA103 unplaced genomic scaffold, Coco_2.0 tig00163743, whole genome shotgun sequence genome. Proteins encoded here:
- the LOC128632699 gene encoding protein Wnt-11 isoform X1; this encodes MKGLLLTSLLICTSARVTTAIYWLGLTVNGSSVGWNETQHCRLLHAMVPDQQQLCRRNLELMRSVVRAAEFSKTACRHAFGDMRWNCSSVERAPHFLPDLAKGTREAAFVSSLSAAVLSHTISRACSSGELPSCSCAAAPAEQASPDFRWGGCGDNVRFGLQMGAAFSDAALNSRRSASPSVRLMHLHNNAVGRQVLLDSVETKCKCHGVSGSCSVKTCWKSLLDVGQVSAQLKARYLSATKVTSRQVGTRRHLVPRDMEVRPVLESELVYLISSPDYCTSNIKHGSYGTTDRQCNKTASGSGSCNLMCCGRGYNTYTEQVEERCHCRYHWCCYVTCKKCTHTVERHVCK
- the LOC128632699 gene encoding protein Wnt-11 isoform X2, with translation MVPDQQQLCRRNLELMRSVVRAAEFSKTACRHAFGDMRWNCSSVERAPHFLPDLAKGTREAAFVSSLSAAVLSHTISRACSSGELPSCSCAAAPAEQASPDFRWGGCGDNVRFGLQMGAAFSDAALNSRRSASPSVRLMHLHNNAVGRQVLLDSVETKCKCHGVSGSCSVKTCWKSLLDVGQVSAQLKARYLSATKVTSRQVGTRRHLVPRDMEVRPVLESELVYLISSPDYCTSNIKHGSYGTTDRQCNKTASGSGSCNLMCCGRGYNTYTEQVEERCHCRYHWCCYVTCKKCTHTVERHVCK
- the LOC108259817 gene encoding LOW QUALITY PROTEIN: immunoglobulin-binding protein 1 (The sequence of the model RefSeq protein was modified relative to this genomic sequence to represent the inferred CDS: inserted 1 base in 1 codon) — protein: MASAEESVQTADAAAPAPKLSELLDSGWKLYEELDKSNEPTNSDSVQIKIKRGIKQLEEATKMVSQLNLFSRNEELDEISTADLKFLLLPLAWLAALVMKQVGVAQRLERVQIARVHFLSFLRCCKDYNISSFHMPRDAQDAEASSGAETDTPRPAHHAQPDLITMATQRQAKIERYNQQKQVEQKLAELRVQVDGGSVDEEVTREFYLLQVRRWITLALEEIESIDQEVQILRRMPAVNQAPTQKPRRAPMKPFILTKDAAQAKVFGAGYPSLATMTVDDWYEQHKRRGCLPDQGIPQSTVDVDAQEREKEEKERKEEEDDEEALXKARDWDNWKDTHRRGYGNRQNMG